In Limosilactobacillus sp. WILCCON 0051, a single window of DNA contains:
- a CDS encoding N-acetylmuramoyl-L-alanine amidase, which translates to MALIAIVMVVALTFSRTTTIETSGLNVRTGPGLDYATIGTVKKGQRVTILKTRNSWYKIRLSDQRFGWVASWLVHPKNNLKHVSNLSEATIVIDPGHGGSDSGAEYKDSTSKRYMEKTYTLQLANRVAQELRLRGAHVIMTRDSDRYVGLKPRPALAESMHADAFISFHFDSSPARNEASGFTTYYYHKGASKKLAKALNKQMNNLPLTNRGIEFGDFLVIRDNTRPAVLCEMGYINSTKDFNQIKNASYQQKIARDIAKGLNNYFKN; encoded by the coding sequence ATGGCATTAATTGCAATTGTCATGGTGGTCGCGCTGACGTTTTCGCGGACGACCACCATTGAAACCAGTGGGCTCAACGTCCGTACCGGTCCCGGACTGGACTATGCCACGATCGGTACCGTTAAGAAAGGCCAGCGCGTGACGATTCTCAAAACGCGCAACTCATGGTACAAGATTCGGCTAAGCGATCAGCGTTTTGGCTGGGTCGCCAGCTGGCTGGTTCATCCCAAAAACAATCTCAAGCACGTGTCAAACCTTTCCGAAGCTACGATCGTAATTGACCCTGGCCATGGTGGTTCTGACTCTGGTGCTGAATACAAAGACAGTACCAGCAAGCGCTACATGGAAAAGACCTATACGCTGCAGCTGGCTAATCGTGTCGCTCAGGAACTGCGGCTGCGGGGTGCGCACGTCATTATGACGCGTGACTCAGACCGTTACGTTGGACTCAAACCGCGACCAGCACTTGCCGAAAGCATGCATGCCGATGCCTTTATCAGTTTCCATTTCGATTCTTCGCCGGCCCGCAACGAAGCCTCGGGATTTACGACCTATTATTACCATAAGGGTGCATCCAAAAAGCTGGCCAAGGCACTGAACAAGCAGATGAACAACCTGCCATTGACCAATCGCGGCATTGAGTTTGGCGACTTTCTGGTCATTCGCGATAATACCCGTCCAGCCGTGCTTTGCGAAATGGGCTACATCAATTCAACCAAAGACTTTAATCAGATCAAAAATGCCAGCTATCAGCAAAAGATCGCCCGCGATATTGCCAAGGGATTAAATAACTACTTTAAAAATTAA
- a CDS encoding IS3 family transposase — MTEIRAYQKTLPKERRYKIGDLLARIDLKRSSYYDECERMKNPYDKYVNVKKLIMEIAQSYVVRDRYTAGYRRIQKKLDQRNAHLAGETIRKLMAQLKVQVAIYNQNRNGKYSSYRGTVGKTAKNLLKQKFDETQPYKVIHTDITQTQLANQQKVYISVMVDEGTKEVLACQISDHPNRKLITDTLDELLQNLPDNARPIIHSDQGWHYQLPYYTQKLADHHFTQSMSRKANCLDNAPVESFFHLLKTELLNGRPLVRDIEEFKRLVNGYIMFFNNIRISLKTDGLSPVEYRNQQLAA, encoded by the coding sequence GTGACCGAGATCAGAGCATATCAAAAAACACTTCCCAAAGAGCGGCGTTATAAGATTGGCGATCTGTTAGCACGAATCGATCTGAAGCGCTCATCTTATTACGATGAATGCGAACGTATGAAAAATCCATATGATAAATACGTCAACGTCAAAAAACTAATAATGGAAATCGCCCAAAGCTACGTTGTCCGCGATCGCTATACCGCTGGCTATCGGCGCATTCAGAAGAAACTGGATCAGCGTAACGCTCATTTAGCTGGCGAAACCATCCGTAAACTAATGGCTCAGTTGAAGGTTCAAGTCGCAATCTATAATCAGAATCGCAACGGCAAGTATTCCTCATATCGCGGAACCGTTGGAAAAACCGCCAAGAACCTGCTTAAGCAAAAGTTTGATGAAACCCAGCCTTATAAAGTCATTCACACCGATATCACGCAGACCCAACTGGCTAATCAACAAAAAGTTTATATTTCAGTAATGGTTGATGAGGGCACCAAAGAAGTACTGGCCTGTCAGATCAGCGACCATCCAAATCGTAAACTAATCACTGATACGCTTGATGAATTATTGCAAAACCTGCCTGATAATGCCCGGCCGATCATTCATTCTGACCAAGGGTGGCATTACCAGCTGCCTTACTATACCCAAAAACTAGCCGATCATCACTTTACCCAAAGCATGTCGCGGAAGGCTAACTGCCTCGATAACGCGCCAGTAGAAAGCTTCTTCCATCTTCTAAAGACTGAACTGCTCAATGGCCGTCCCCTTGTTCGTGACATCGAGGAATTCAAGCGCCTGGTAAACGGCTATATTATGTTCTTCAACAATATTCGTATCTCTTTAAAAACAGACGGTCTGAGTCCAGTTGAATATCGCAATCAACAGTTGGCCGCTTAA
- a CDS encoding transposase, whose protein sequence is MNIYSPELKSKIVHEYLERKNDISISELSRQYDIDPRRVGEWIRNYRLRGKIITQPNKRKFSQKFKEDVVDYYQTHEETLEQVAARFDVRPTQVSSWKNTAQRYGNEALASQKEKAAKTMEHKQKETQQLTKEDRNKHEMAAEIARLRAELDKTKKELYYARMDRDIAKKVQALVKASASKPKRK, encoded by the coding sequence ATGAATATATACAGTCCAGAGTTAAAAAGCAAAATCGTTCATGAATACCTTGAACGCAAAAATGATATCAGTATTAGCGAATTAAGCAGGCAATATGACATTGATCCTCGTCGGGTTGGCGAGTGGATCCGCAACTATCGGCTTCGAGGAAAGATCATTACCCAACCCAACAAACGAAAATTCAGTCAGAAGTTCAAAGAAGATGTGGTAGACTACTATCAAACTCATGAGGAAACCTTGGAACAAGTTGCCGCAAGATTTGATGTACGTCCTACTCAGGTCAGCTCCTGGAAAAACACGGCTCAAAGATACGGCAACGAAGCCTTGGCATCTCAGAAAGAGAAGGCAGCGAAAACCATGGAGCATAAGCAAAAAGAAACACAACAACTGACGAAGGAAGATCGTAATAAGCATGAAATGGCGGCTGAAATCGCCCGCTTAAGAGCCGAACTTGATAAAACCAAGAAGGAGCTCTACTACGCCAGAATGGATCGTGACATCGCAAAAAAAGTCCAAGCTCTGGTCAAGGCCTCAGCGTCAAAGCCAAAACGAAAATAG
- a CDS encoding 16S rRNA (uracil(1498)-N(3))-methyltransferase encodes MQRYFINEPVPDDQRLVLPKDIAHHLIDVLRAELNDELEVALNDQKVYLARLISLNPVTIELQSELGTDAELPVEVILACGLPKTKEKPELIVQKATEMGASRIVFFAAQRSISRWNPQKQAKKIERLQKIANAAAEQSHRNRQPEVVYGGKLSDVLKNEAADFKIVAWEESAKQGEEANLAKTLKQLQPGQKLLAVFGPEGGLSAAEVDQMKEQGVVPAGLGPRILRTETAPLYLLAAVSYQLELAR; translated from the coding sequence ATGCAACGCTATTTTATAAATGAACCGGTGCCTGATGATCAAAGGCTTGTCTTACCAAAAGACATTGCCCATCATTTGATTGACGTTTTGCGCGCGGAGCTGAATGATGAGCTGGAAGTTGCGCTTAATGATCAAAAAGTCTACCTGGCCCGGCTGATCAGTCTGAATCCAGTCACCATTGAGCTGCAAAGCGAGCTGGGTACTGATGCCGAATTGCCGGTGGAAGTAATTTTGGCTTGCGGGCTGCCCAAGACCAAGGAAAAGCCGGAACTGATCGTGCAAAAGGCTACTGAAATGGGAGCCAGCCGCATTGTCTTTTTTGCGGCGCAGCGTTCTATCAGCCGATGGAATCCGCAAAAACAGGCCAAAAAAATCGAGCGGCTGCAAAAAATCGCTAATGCCGCGGCCGAGCAGTCGCATCGCAATCGTCAGCCGGAAGTCGTTTATGGCGGCAAGCTCAGTGACGTCTTAAAAAACGAAGCGGCCGACTTTAAGATCGTGGCTTGGGAAGAATCAGCCAAGCAGGGTGAAGAGGCTAATCTGGCCAAAACGCTCAAGCAGCTGCAGCCAGGCCAAAAGCTGTTAGCAGTCTTTGGTCCAGAAGGCGGACTCAGCGCGGCCGAAGTTGACCAGATGAAGGAGCAGGGCGTCGTGCCGGCTGGCTTGGGGCCACGGATTCTGCGCACGGAAACGGCCCCGCTGTATCTGCTGGCTGCGGTTTCCTATCAGTTGGAACTGGCTCGTTAA
- the hisS gene encoding histidine--tRNA ligase, translated as MRYQRPKGTADILPGESAQWEAVEKLAREIFARYGYRGIRTPIFENYNIFARSAGETSDVVTKEMYDFKDKGDRHVALRPEGTAGVVRAYVENKLYGPEYNKPYKVYYMGPMFRYERPQSGRQREFHQIGVEAFGSDNPAVDVEVMTMALRLFKQLGLTGLRVAINTLGDQETRDTYRQALIDYLKPHYDELSEDSQERLEKNPLRVLDSKDPRDKQFVDDAPSILDYLTDDAQKHFDLVKEMLDELDIDYTVDPTMVRGLDYYNHTIFEVMVQAKSLGQGYTTICGGGRYSGLVEELGGPDTPGVGFGIGLERLMLLLNEEGLLKKADPDLDVYVVGIGEATNTASFKLVEAARDAGFVAERDYLNRKPKVQFKTAAKENAKVVLTIGQKELESGTVHFKVMATGEETTLPLDRVFADFKAVYQEQTKG; from the coding sequence ATGCGCTATCAACGCCCAAAAGGCACGGCTGATATCTTGCCGGGCGAATCCGCTCAGTGGGAAGCCGTTGAGAAGCTGGCTCGTGAAATCTTTGCGCGCTATGGCTACCGCGGAATTCGCACGCCAATTTTTGAAAACTACAATATTTTTGCCCGCTCGGCTGGTGAGACTTCTGATGTCGTTACCAAAGAAATGTATGACTTTAAAGACAAGGGCGATCGTCACGTGGCGCTGCGCCCAGAAGGTACGGCCGGCGTGGTCCGGGCCTATGTTGAAAACAAGCTGTATGGTCCTGAATACAACAAGCCTTACAAGGTCTACTACATGGGACCGATGTTTCGCTACGAGCGGCCGCAGTCTGGTCGGCAGCGTGAGTTCCATCAGATCGGGGTTGAAGCATTCGGCAGCGACAATCCAGCCGTTGACGTTGAAGTTATGACCATGGCGCTGCGCCTGTTCAAGCAGCTGGGGTTAACGGGTCTGCGCGTAGCCATCAACACGCTTGGCGATCAAGAAACGCGCGATACCTACCGTCAAGCACTGATCGACTACTTAAAGCCGCACTATGATGAACTGAGCGAGGACTCGCAAGAACGTCTGGAAAAGAATCCATTGCGGGTCTTAGACAGCAAGGATCCGCGCGACAAGCAGTTTGTTGACGATGCGCCATCGATTCTGGACTATTTGACTGATGATGCCCAAAAGCACTTTGATCTGGTTAAGGAAATGCTGGATGAGCTGGACATTGACTACACGGTTGACCCAACCATGGTGCGGGGACTGGATTACTACAACCACACGATCTTTGAGGTCATGGTTCAGGCAAAGTCGCTTGGTCAAGGCTACACAACGATCTGTGGCGGGGGCCGCTACAGTGGACTGGTTGAAGAGCTTGGCGGTCCGGATACGCCAGGGGTTGGCTTTGGGATTGGCTTAGAACGGCTGATGCTTTTGCTTAACGAAGAAGGACTGCTTAAAAAAGCGGATCCTGACTTAGACGTTTATGTCGTGGGCATTGGCGAGGCAACCAATACTGCCAGCTTTAAACTGGTTGAAGCAGCGCGGGATGCCGGCTTTGTTGCCGAACGTGACTACTTGAACCGTAAGCCGAAAGTGCAGTTTAAGACGGCTGCCAAGGAAAATGCCAAAGTCGTTTTGACGATTGGCCAAAAAGAACTGGAAAGCGGCACGGTTCACTTTAAGGTAATGGCCACCGGTGAAGAGACTACTTTGCCGCTGGACCGCGTTTTTGCCGATTTTAAAGCCGTTTATCAAGAACAGACAAAGGGGTAA
- a CDS encoding fructosamine kinase family protein has translation MSAYQLNQKWLSQLPFRQIEDWRPVAGGDINAAYQIKADQRTYFLKVQPHQSASYFDHEKRGLEEIGALVKTPAPLAQGQIQGDAYLVLEWLESGSGSQADLGRAVARMHAQHAKQFGFYENHTTRALVKNNAWNDSWRDFYLKQRLDPEIAVAKENGRWNDWRETHYQKMRQAFSDYYDQHQVIPSLLHGDLWAGNYMFDDTGQPVLIDPDAVYGDREFDLAMTTIFGGFEPAFYQAYQQEYPLAKGVNERLPWYQFYYLCMHLILFGETYGPAVDGILERY, from the coding sequence ATGTCTGCATATCAGCTTAATCAAAAATGGCTCAGCCAATTGCCGTTTCGCCAGATTGAGGATTGGCGGCCAGTTGCCGGTGGTGACATCAATGCCGCCTACCAGATCAAGGCCGATCAAAGAACCTATTTTTTAAAGGTCCAGCCGCATCAATCGGCCAGCTATTTTGATCATGAAAAACGCGGTCTGGAAGAAATCGGCGCACTCGTTAAAACCCCGGCGCCGCTTGCTCAAGGACAGATTCAAGGCGATGCCTACCTGGTGCTTGAATGGCTGGAAAGCGGCAGCGGCTCGCAGGCTGATCTAGGGCGGGCAGTTGCCAGAATGCACGCCCAGCATGCCAAGCAGTTCGGCTTTTATGAAAATCATACTACCAGAGCACTGGTCAAAAACAACGCGTGGAATGACAGCTGGCGCGACTTTTATCTCAAACAGCGGCTGGATCCAGAAATTGCCGTCGCCAAAGAAAACGGGCGCTGGAATGACTGGCGCGAGACTCACTATCAAAAGATGCGCCAAGCCTTCAGTGACTATTATGATCAGCACCAGGTCATCCCCAGTCTTTTGCATGGTGATCTCTGGGCAGGCAACTATATGTTTGATGATACTGGTCAGCCAGTCTTGATCGATCCGGATGCCGTCTATGGTGATCGTGAGTTTGATCTGGCTATGACCACGATTTTTGGCGGCTTTGAGCCTGCGTTCTACCAAGCCTACCAGCAGGAATATCCATTGGCAAAAGGCGTCAATGAGCGGCTGCCATGGTATCAGTTCTACTATCTGTGCATGCATCTGATCTTGTTTGGCGAAACGTACGGCCCAGCAGTTGATGGCATTTTGGAACGCTACTGA
- the dtd gene encoding D-aminoacyl-tRNA deacylase, which translates to MRVVLQRVNHAAVRIDGETVGKIQKGYLLLVGMAPEDTDEQLDWMVHKIVNLRVFEDENGKMNQALGDVDGAILSISQFTLYADVKHGNRPGFSKATKPEVAAPLYDRFNEKLRQAGVHVETGRFGADMKVELENDGPVTILYEK; encoded by the coding sequence ATGCGTGTCGTATTGCAACGAGTCAATCATGCTGCCGTCAGAATCGATGGCGAAACGGTCGGCAAGATTCAAAAAGGCTATCTGCTGCTGGTGGGAATGGCACCAGAAGATACTGATGAGCAGCTGGACTGGATGGTGCACAAGATCGTCAACCTGCGCGTTTTTGAAGATGAGAACGGCAAGATGAATCAGGCGCTGGGAGATGTCGATGGCGCGATTTTGTCGATATCACAGTTTACTCTGTATGCTGACGTCAAACATGGCAATCGGCCTGGCTTCTCAAAAGCTACCAAGCCGGAAGTTGCCGCGCCGTTGTACGATCGTTTCAACGAAAAGCTGCGGCAGGCCGGCGTGCACGTTGAAACCGGTCGTTTTGGCGCCGATATGAAAGTTGAGCTGGAAAACGACGGTCCGGTTACGATTCTTTATGAAAAATAG
- the aspS gene encoding aspartate--tRNA ligase: MKRTNYAGETSEQQIGQEVVVKGWVAKRRNLGGLIFIDLWDRSGIVQLVFDEKIDPAAFEIANQVRNQYVIEAHGLVRARKEVNPDMKTGKIEIEVKEASILAKSKPMPFEIVDDVDASEELRLKYRYLDLRRPEMMKRLMLRSKVTHVVHRYFEKNGFLDVETPELTRSTPEGARDYIVPSRVYPGSFYALPQSPQLFKQLLMAAGVDKYYQIAKCFRDEDLRGDRQPEFTQIDTEMSFATPEDIQAMTEGLIKDVMKEVLDIDVKTPFPRMEWQEAMDKYGTDKPDTRFEMLIHDISDLVKDSSFKVFSSTVAAGNYVRAIVVPGGADKYSRKDISKQEDYIKRYNAKGLAWVKVGADGYNGPVAKFLNDQAAELNAELGAKEGDLILIVAGSFHVVCDSLGYLRNHFAQELGLTDPNQWNYVWIVNWPMFEYDEGFGKWIAAHHPFTMLNPEDLHYLEDGEDPHQAHAQSYDIVLNGQEIGGGSIRIHDPEIQEKVFKALGYSKEKAQARFGFLIKALELGMPPEGGLAIGLDRWVMFLSQADSIRDVIAFPKNSKAVEPLTAAPARVSEQQLEELRLEVPAEDEDKED, encoded by the coding sequence ATGAAGCGTACCAATTATGCTGGTGAGACCAGCGAACAGCAGATTGGCCAAGAAGTAGTCGTTAAAGGCTGGGTTGCCAAACGACGCAATCTGGGTGGCCTGATCTTTATCGACTTGTGGGATCGCTCTGGCATCGTGCAGCTGGTTTTTGATGAAAAAATTGATCCGGCGGCATTTGAAATCGCCAACCAGGTGCGGAACCAATACGTCATTGAAGCGCATGGTCTGGTGCGGGCTCGTAAGGAAGTCAACCCTGACATGAAGACGGGCAAGATCGAGATTGAAGTTAAAGAAGCCAGCATTTTGGCCAAGTCCAAGCCAATGCCGTTTGAAATCGTGGATGACGTTGATGCTTCTGAAGAACTGCGCTTGAAATATCGCTACCTTGATCTGCGCCGTCCTGAGATGATGAAGCGCTTGATGCTGCGGAGCAAGGTTACTCATGTCGTTCACCGCTACTTTGAAAAGAACGGCTTCTTAGACGTTGAGACGCCAGAACTGACGCGCTCTACTCCAGAAGGGGCGCGTGACTACATCGTGCCTTCACGGGTCTACCCAGGCAGCTTCTATGCTTTGCCGCAATCGCCACAGTTGTTTAAGCAGCTGTTGATGGCAGCCGGGGTCGACAAGTACTACCAGATTGCCAAATGCTTCCGTGATGAGGATTTGCGGGGCGATCGGCAGCCAGAATTTACGCAGATCGATACTGAAATGAGCTTTGCTACGCCAGAAGACATTCAAGCGATGACAGAAGGCCTGATCAAAGACGTCATGAAAGAAGTCTTGGACATTGACGTTAAGACGCCTTTCCCACGCATGGAATGGCAAGAGGCAATGGACAAGTATGGTACCGACAAGCCGGATACGCGTTTTGAAATGCTGATTCATGATATCAGTGATCTGGTAAAGGACAGCTCGTTTAAGGTATTCAGCAGTACGGTGGCGGCTGGCAACTATGTCCGGGCCATTGTCGTACCTGGTGGAGCCGACAAATACTCCCGTAAAGACATCAGCAAGCAGGAAGACTACATCAAGCGCTACAATGCCAAGGGGCTGGCCTGGGTCAAGGTAGGCGCGGATGGCTACAACGGTCCGGTTGCCAAGTTCTTAAACGATCAGGCTGCTGAATTGAATGCTGAACTTGGGGCCAAGGAAGGCGACTTGATCTTAATCGTTGCCGGTTCGTTCCACGTTGTCTGCGACTCATTGGGATACCTGCGCAACCACTTTGCTCAAGAGCTCGGCTTAACTGATCCCAACCAATGGAACTATGTCTGGATCGTTAACTGGCCAATGTTTGAATATGATGAAGGCTTTGGCAAGTGGATTGCTGCTCACCACCCATTCACGATGCTTAACCCTGAGGACCTGCACTATCTGGAAGATGGCGAAGACCCACATCAGGCGCACGCGCAAAGCTATGACATCGTTTTGAACGGTCAGGAAATCGGTGGGGGTTCTATCCGTATTCATGACCCTGAAATTCAAGAAAAGGTCTTTAAGGCACTGGGCTACAGCAAGGAAAAGGCTCAAGCACGCTTCGGCTTTTTGATCAAGGCTTTGGAACTGGGAATGCCTCCAGAGGGTGGTCTGGCAATTGGGCTGGATCGCTGGGTAATGTTCCTGTCGCAGGCTGACAGCATTCGCGATGTGATTGCCTTCCCTAAGAACTCAAAGGCCGTTGAACCATTGACGGCGGCACCGGCTCGCGTCAGTGAACAACAGTTGGAAGAGCTGCGTTTGGAAGTTCCTGCTGAAGACGAAGACAAAGAAGACTAA
- the prmA gene encoding 50S ribosomal protein L11 methyltransferase — protein MNDWTAVTVETSTEAVDAVSYILTDTGAAGIQIEDAADFANLKPGRYGDEIIDPSSIPHRQTGAAVTGYYPSSVFVPELLPGIKQRVLKLQEFGLNPMPATVKSEAIENQDWKTAWEKYYHPVRVTRTLTVVPEWEDYQPSPDEKLLILDPGMAFGTGTHPTTQLMMQALELTVRGGESMLDVGTGSGVLSIAAKLLGVGKIKAYDIDEVAVRSAKKNLALNPAAKDVEIGVNSLLDGIHDQDADLIVANILAEIILPLIPQAYENLKPGGHFLTSGIINDKFDEVAQGLRDGGFKIDETMRIKDWYGIIAHKPTPAEQ, from the coding sequence ATGAATGATTGGACGGCAGTAACCGTCGAAACCAGTACGGAGGCAGTTGACGCGGTCAGCTATATTTTGACTGATACCGGCGCGGCGGGAATTCAGATTGAGGATGCCGCGGATTTTGCTAACCTGAAGCCGGGCCGCTATGGAGATGAGATTATTGATCCCAGCTCGATTCCCCATCGCCAAACGGGAGCCGCGGTTACGGGATACTATCCCAGCAGTGTCTTTGTTCCAGAGCTTTTGCCCGGCATTAAGCAGCGGGTTTTAAAACTGCAGGAATTTGGTTTGAATCCAATGCCTGCCACGGTTAAAAGCGAAGCAATCGAAAACCAGGACTGGAAAACTGCTTGGGAAAAATACTATCACCCAGTAAGAGTCACGCGGACTTTGACGGTTGTGCCAGAATGGGAGGACTATCAGCCAAGCCCGGATGAAAAACTTTTGATTTTAGATCCCGGCATGGCATTTGGCACGGGAACGCATCCAACTACGCAATTGATGATGCAGGCCCTGGAGCTTACGGTGCGCGGTGGTGAAAGCATGCTGGACGTTGGTACCGGATCAGGCGTGCTCAGTATCGCTGCTAAACTACTGGGCGTTGGTAAGATTAAAGCCTATGACATTGATGAGGTGGCTGTCCGCTCTGCTAAAAAGAATCTGGCGCTCAATCCGGCTGCTAAAGACGTTGAGATTGGCGTAAACAGTCTTTTGGATGGCATTCATGATCAAGATGCTGACCTGATCGTTGCCAATATTCTGGCTGAGATTATTTTGCCGCTGATCCCACAGGCTTACGAAAATCTCAAGCCAGGCGGTCATTTCCTGACTTCTGGGATCATCAATGACAAATTTGATGAAGTGGCTCAAGGCTTGCGTGATGGCGGCTTTAAGATCGATGAGACGATGCGCATTAAGGACTGGTATGGCATTATCGCCCATAAGCCAACGCCGGCAGAGCAATAG
- a CDS encoding bifunctional (p)ppGpp synthetase/guanosine-3',5'-bis(diphosphate) 3'-pyrophosphohydrolase: protein MSKNNELTHEDVKKIVSSYMNEEHVEMVERAYHFAAVAHADQHRKSGEAYIIHPIQVAGILANLHMDPETVCAGYMHDIVEDTGATLDDIRELFGPTIAMIVDGDTKISKIHYKSNKEQMAETHRKLLLAMSKDIRVMIVKLADRLHNMRTLQHLRPDKQRRIANETLEIYAPIADRLGISTIKWELEDLSLRYLNPQQYYRIVHLMNSRRDQRVEYINRAIVDVKKAISDLELGPNVEIYGRPKHIYSVYRKMVTQHKQFEQIYDLLAIRVVVDSIKDCYAVLGAVHTNWKPMPGRFKDYIAMPKANGYQSLHTTVIGPEGRLLEIQIRTHDMHEVAEYGVAAHWAYKEGKTNGIKQTQDSKKLNVVKEILELQSESQGTDEFLQGIQSDVFADKVYAFTPKGDVIEMPKGAGPLDMAYQIHTEVGNHTTGAKVNGRIVPLNYEIKNGDIVDILTSSSSAGPSRDWLDLVFTRRARNKIRQFFRAHDHDKNVESGRQIIASQLREAGYDPNELMTTEKNNQIADQMHYKTADDMFAAVGFGDVPPIGVRNRFTADIRKKEADDKQRAAQKAVLEDHQTFENKNANNPRKFAKSSEGVVVEGVDNLLTRLSHCCSPVPGDEIVGYITKGRGVSVHRADCPNVKAAEKNGERLVSVFWANPAGDKTNYNADIEVEGYNRNGLLNDVLRSINNNTRFLTSVNGKVDHNKMATISATIGVRNSQHLQLILDSLKNIPDVYVVKRVIR from the coding sequence ATGTCAAAAAACAATGAACTAACGCATGAAGACGTTAAAAAGATCGTTTCTTCATACATGAATGAAGAACATGTTGAAATGGTTGAGCGCGCCTACCATTTTGCTGCGGTTGCGCACGCTGACCAGCATCGCAAGTCGGGCGAGGCCTATATCATCCATCCGATTCAAGTTGCCGGCATCCTGGCCAATCTGCATATGGATCCAGAAACGGTCTGCGCGGGCTATATGCATGATATCGTTGAAGATACCGGGGCCACTTTGGATGATATTCGGGAGCTTTTCGGACCGACGATTGCCATGATCGTGGATGGCGACACCAAGATCTCTAAGATTCATTACAAATCCAACAAAGAACAGATGGCCGAAACGCACCGGAAGCTTTTGCTGGCAATGAGCAAGGATATCCGCGTGATGATCGTTAAACTGGCTGACCGCCTGCACAATATGCGCACGCTGCAGCATCTGCGTCCCGACAAGCAGCGGCGGATTGCCAATGAGACTCTGGAAATCTACGCGCCGATTGCCGACCGACTGGGGATCAGCACTATCAAATGGGAGCTTGAGGATCTGTCGCTGCGCTATCTCAATCCGCAGCAGTACTACCGCATCGTGCATCTGATGAATTCGCGGCGGGATCAGCGGGTTGAATACATCAACCGGGCGATTGTCGACGTTAAAAAAGCCATCAGTGATCTGGAATTAGGCCCTAACGTCGAGATCTATGGCCGCCCGAAGCACATCTACTCGGTCTACCGCAAGATGGTCACGCAGCATAAGCAGTTCGAGCAGATTTATGACCTGCTGGCGATTCGGGTCGTGGTTGACTCAATCAAGGACTGCTATGCTGTTTTGGGCGCGGTTCATACCAACTGGAAGCCAATGCCGGGTCGTTTTAAGGACTATATTGCCATGCCGAAAGCAAACGGCTATCAGTCGCTGCACACCACGGTAATTGGTCCAGAAGGCCGGCTGCTGGAGATTCAGATTCGAACTCACGATATGCATGAGGTTGCCGAATACGGGGTTGCCGCACACTGGGCCTATAAAGAAGGCAAGACCAATGGCATCAAGCAGACGCAGGACTCTAAAAAACTCAACGTGGTCAAGGAAATTCTCGAGCTGCAGAGCGAATCGCAGGGAACCGATGAGTTTTTACAGGGTATTCAAAGCGACGTTTTTGCCGACAAGGTCTACGCGTTTACTCCCAAAGGCGATGTTATTGAAATGCCAAAGGGCGCGGGGCCGCTGGATATGGCCTATCAGATTCATACGGAAGTCGGCAATCATACGACTGGCGCCAAGGTCAATGGCCGCATTGTACCATTGAATTATGAAATCAAAAACGGCGATATCGTCGACATTTTAACCTCATCCAGTTCGGCAGGGCCAAGTCGCGACTGGCTGGATCTGGTGTTTACGCGGCGAGCCCGCAATAAGATTCGTCAGTTCTTCAGAGCCCATGATCACGACAAGAACGTGGAAAGCGGCCGTCAGATTATTGCCAGTCAGTTGCGTGAGGCTGGCTATGATCCTAATGAGCTGATGACTACGGAAAAGAATAATCAGATTGCCGATCAGATGCACTACAAGACGGCTGATGACATGTTTGCCGCGGTTGGGTTTGGCGACGTGCCGCCAATTGGGGTGCGCAATCGCTTTACGGCCGATATTCGTAAAAAAGAGGCTGATGACAAGCAGCGGGCCGCGCAAAAAGCCGTTTTGGAAGACCACCAGACTTTTGAAAACAAGAATGCCAACAATCCGCGCAAGTTTGCCAAAAGCTCAGAAGGCGTGGTCGTTGAAGGCGTTGACAATCTCTTGACGCGGCTCAGTCATTGCTGCAGTCCCGTGCCCGGCGATGAGATCGTTGGCTACATTACCAAGGGCCGCGGGGTTTCCGTTCACCGTGCCGACTGTCCCAACGTCAAGGCTGCCGAAAAGAATGGCGAGCGGCTGGTCTCGGTCTTTTGGGCCAATCCAGCCGGCGATAAGACCAACTACAATGCCGACATTGAAGTTGAGGGCTACAATCGCAATGGCCTGTTGAATGACGTGCTGCGCTCAATCAACAACAACACGCGCTTTTTAACGTCGGTCAATGGCAAGGTCGACCACAACAAGATGGCCACGATCTCTGCTACGATTGGCGTGCGCAACAGTCAGCATCTGCAGCTGATCTTGGACAGCCTGAAAAACATTCCGGATGTCTATGTCGTCAAACGCGTAATTCGGTAA